The sequence below is a genomic window from Sulfurospirillum oryzae.
ATATCTATAAAAATATAAAAACTATAACCTCATCTCAATCAAAAATCTGGCAAGTTACAAATCATATTCAGATATTTAAAAATTTAGCTAAAAAAGAAGAAAAAAATCTTGTTGAAGAAGAAATTATACAAGATATAGAGGAAAAAAATACAACAGATATATATGGTACAGGGGAGCTAATCATCACAAAATTTACTTTTTTAGATGAAAGTTTGGAAGAAAGATTTGTATTTACGGTAGATGAACCTATAATCTTTAGAGTAAATTATAAATATTTTGAAGATATTTATAATCCCGTTTTTGTAGTAGCAATATATAAACCAGATGGTACCACTATTACTCAACTTATTGATAAACAAAGAGGTTATAAAATTAATAAAGTAACTAATAATAGTTTTGTTGATTTTAAAATCAATAATCTTAAAATAGGAAAAGGTGAGTATTTGGTTTCTGTTGCAATTTTTCATGATATAGACTTGACTAATCCAATAGAACAAAAAACTTATTGTTTGCATGATAGAAAGTATAAATTCAAAATAGAACAACCTTATGGACTAAATATGGATTTAGGGTTGATATATCAAGATTTTGAAGTAAAGTATGGAAGTGAACATGAATAATAATTATTACGAACAAGAAGAGTTGTGGAATAGAGACTTGACTTCTCAAGAAACAGAGAGAATTGATATAGTCAAAAAATTTATACCAAATGATGTAAAAACTGTACTTGATGCTGGATGTGGAAATGGTGCTATATCAAACTATTTAGACGGTTTTGATATTACAGCGATAGACAGAAGTCATGAAGCTCTCAAATATGTAAAAAATAAATCAGTTGAGGGTAGTCTAGATAGCTTGCCTTTTGAAGATGATAGTTTTGATTTGATTATATGTAGTGATGTATTAGAACATTTAACTGATGAAATTTATAAAAAAACTATCAAAGAATTTAAAAGAGTATCAAAAAAATATATCTTGATAATATCTCCAAACGATGAAGATTTAGAAGCAAATCAGTCAAAATGCAGTAAATGTGGAACTGTATTTCATATGAATTGGCATATTAGTTCTATTTCACTTAACAAAATAATGAATGACTTTAGAGATGATTATACCCCTGTTTATTATAGTTTTTTTGGTAATAAGTGGGTCAGTGAACCAGAGATTAAATACACTCTTGCCAGAACAACAAATAGAGGGTATAAAAAATGGGAAAACGCTGTATGCCCTATGTGTAATACCAAACAAAGAAATTCACAAGAAAATACAAAAGACATAGATATAGAATGCAATAGATTTTTAAATGGGTTTTACAATTACTCCACAGAGTTTATTGTGTTATTATCAACAATGGAAAACAAAAAAGAGATTTTCGATTTTGATAATATTGAAGAAAATACTCTATTGTCTCAAAAAGAAATCTGTCAATTACACTTTGTAAACAGGCAGTCAATTCTATCAAAGTATGATATTTTTACAAAAAAACATACAGAGTTTTATCCTCAATATGCTTATATCCTAGATGAAAATTTTACAAATGAGCCAAATAGAAGATTAATTTGTTTTCCATATTTAATAAAAGATAGTCAAAAAATATATTTTGCGTTTCAAGATAATCTAAATGCGAAAATATCAGTAAATATTTATGATCTAGAAAAATATTTTATCAACATTGGTACGATAGAGTTATCAAACGACCATAATAAAAAAATACAATTTTTTGAAATATCAAATGATCTTATTCCTGCAAATGAAGGTTTGATATTTGAATTAATTACTGATAATATTCATGCCTTCGAAAATTTTGTTTTTGATAAAATTTATATTGATGAAAATTTTGGTGATTTAGTACTATCAAAAGAAAAAAATACAGAATTTTTTACAAGTCAATATTTGACATACACGTATGACTATAGAAAAAAAGATAGCAGTTTTTTAGTTTTAGACAAAGATGTTTTGGTTTATGATGGAAAAAACAGATGTTTCTTTATGAATTTATCAGATTCATTTGAATTTTTTTGTGTATCAAAAAACACTAGAGAAGAACTAGAAACAATCAAAGAAGAGCTTGTAAAACAAAGAAACACTAGTAGAGAAGAACTAGAAACAATCAAAGAAGAGCTTGTAAAACAAAGAAACACTTTAAAACAGGACTTAAACCATGAAATTGAAGCTTTACACGAGCAACTAAAAAAAATCAATCAAGAAATGTACCAGCTTAAAGTAGGCGTATACACTATATCAAATTCACATGAAAGTTTCGTAAAGAGGGTAAAAAGTCCATTAAGATATTTATTTGGTAGATTAAAAAACAAGTTTTTACCAACAACAAATATCAAAAAATCAAATAAAGACAAGAGCAAACATCTTGTAGTAATCACTCCTGATGTAAAAATAGATAGAAGAACAGTTCAAATGTGCCAAAGCCTCATCAAGACTTATGGGATAAGGTGTACTATCATCGCTGCTCTTGAAGGAAAAGATGATTTTGTCACAGACAAGCTAAAAGTAAAAAGAATAGATCCATACAAAACAGAAAAATATATACTAAAACCTGATGATTGGACTGATGGTACGACTTTAAACCTAAAAGATTTTTATTGGTTACATTTGCATTATCTAAACATGGCACTCAATGAAGAAGCAGATTATATAATGTGTTGCGATTTACCTGTACTACCTGCTGCTGTGTATGCTTCTAAAATCAAAAACGTACCTTTGATTTATGATGCGCATGAACTATATCCAGAACAAGCAATTTTTTCTGAAAAAAAGCGAGAATCTTATACACAAGTAGAATCTCATTTTATAAAATATCCTCATTTAGTAATTACAGTAAATGAAAGTATTGCTATTGAAATGCGGAAAAGATATGGCATAAATAAACCGGAGGTGATACTAAATGCTCTTGATGCATCAAGTACTTTTGATAAAAATAAAAAATATGACTATTTTAGAGAAAAGCTACCTATAAGAAAAGAGCAAAAAATAGTGCTTTTTCAAGGAGGATACTCTCCAAATCGAAATCTTGAACTTTTTGTTAAATCAGCAAAATATATCAAAGATAATAGTATTGTACTAGTACTTATGGGCTTTGGCAATTTTGAACAAGTGCTAGAAAACATAGCCAAAGAAGATAAAACGATCAATGAAAAAGTATTTTTCTTTCCAGCCGTTGATCAGTCGGTACTTCTTGAGTACTCAGCTTCAGCAGATGTAGGAATCATACCATATCCACATATAGACCTAAATAGCTTTTACTGTACACCAAATAAACTTTTTGAATTTATACAAGCGGGGCTTCCGATCATAGCGAATGATTCTCCAGAATTAAATAAGTTTGTCCAAACGTATAACATAGGCCACTCATACAAAATCAATGATGAAAAGGATATTGCGCGTATGATAGATAGCTATTTTGAGGAAAATAAAGATTATAAACAAAATCTTTTAACAGCTAGAAATGAAATTTGTTGGACTACAGAAGAGAAAAAATTTATTGCTCTTTTTAAAGAGATACTATGAGAGAGCTGTTTCTAATTATCTTTTTGTTGCTCAATGTATACGCATCCGATAAACTGGAAGAATTGATCAAATACAATGATAAGCTTTCTACACTGTACCGTGAAGTTGGAGCCGGTATGATGGGTGGAAAATACAACGTGGAGTTTGACAAACTGATTCATTATCCTCATGGGAGTTGTTCTCAACAAGGGTATTTGTTGGCTAGAAAAGCAAAGGAACTCGGTTTCAAAACTGAACAGTTGGGTCTGTTTTCCAAAACAACAGGCACAAATGATGTTATGGTCAATGTTACTGATGGCGATAGTCAATTTTTATTTGTACCAAGTGCCGGTGCATATTATAAAAATTCATTATGGCAAATCCTAGACAATATAAAATTAGCGGATAATTTTATTGTCCATAAAACGAAAAGTGATCACGTCCTTAATGCAAGAAGTCTATATTTGTCGGCGTCTTTTTTTAAAACACTAGAAAATATCAAGATATATCACTTAAATAATTATGAAAGCAATTTGTTGAAATATGCTAAAGAAGTAAGTAGTAAAAATCTCTTTACTGATCCGTATAATGAAAAGCATTTGTTAGATTTTCAAAATAAATACTATACTGCAGGAGAGGAAAATAAGCCCTACCAATCGATACAATATGTATTAAAAGAGTCTTTTGACATTTATAGATTTTATTTTCAATGGTATAGTCCTGAGGATTATGCACAAAAAATAAAAGTGATTCTCAATGATAACGAAACGCTGGAGTTTGACAACAAAATAGATGGAATTGAAACAGAAATCGTTTTACCTGCTATGAAAACAAAAATTCAAAAAATAGAATTTAAGTTTAGTGATTTTCATGGTCAAAATAGATTATTACTAAAAGGACTAGGTGTATATTGATGAATAGAAATAAATTAGTAATGTTGGCATTAATAATATTTTGTACATATAGTATTTTTTCTTATGCAGATGAAAAACAAACAATACTTTTTAACCAAGGAAAAATTTTAAACAAAGTTGCTATGCAAACAGATGTAAATAATGCAAAATTTATTACCAAAGAGGGTGTTCCGTATCTTGATATACAAAATGTAGGGACAGTGTTTCATCCGGCATGGACAGGACTGTATGCATTGCAATATGCAAATAGTGAGAGTTACTATCCAAAAGAGGTAGCGCCAAATGAAAAGCTATTTTTTCATCTTGTAAAAGTGTTGGAAGAAAAGCTGACATATTTGAATAAAAATAGCGCTGTATGGGTATATGACTTTGACAATACGTATAATAACGTCTATATAAAAGCTCCTTGGTATAGTTCTTTCGCACAAGCGATTGGTATAGAAGTTTTTATAACGGCGTATGAAAAAACAAAAGACAATAAGTACTTAGAACTAGCGGAAAAGGTAGCTACACCACTTATAACACCTATTGAAAAAAATGGTTTAATGTATACTAAAAACGACGATGTATGGTTTGAAGAGATACCTTTGAAAGAAGAATCAACACATATCTTAAATGCACACCTAAGAAGCTTGATAGCATTAGATTTATTGTATAGAAACAATGGTAAAAAAATCTATAAAGAGTATTTTGACAAAGGGTTAAAAACCCTCCAAAAATGGCTTCCAAAATATGATGCAGGGTATTGGCTAAAGTATGACCTAAATCCAAACTATATGAAATTGTTTCGCATCACAAACCCTTATGGATTTGAAACAGCAGAATTAGCAATAGATAACGTATCTATTCTTGATAAAAATCAAAATGTATTGTTGAAAGAAGATATTGGAGATGGAGATGATTTCGATACAAATAAATCGATATTTTTAAGTGGGATAGATTGGAAAAGTGACTATCAAGATGGCAATCAAACACTTAGAGAGATAAAATCATCATTGCCCGTTGATTTTAAAACAGAATTTGAAAATTCAAATCTTGTGAGTCCCTATACGTTTTTAAATGTGCACTTCCCAAAAAATGAAAATGTTTTTTATTTGAAAATTACTTACAAAGATACTAAAAAGGGCAATCTTGTTTTACAAGAAAGAACCATTGCACCGAGTATTAAATTTCAAGATCTGAAAAATGGTATTTTTTTACTTAAAGGTGATAATACGGAACGAAGTCTTATCGTGAAAATCAATGAATCAGACTTAGGCTTCCCAGTAGGATTAAGTTATGCCTGGAAGCATTATCTTTATTTAGAAAAATTGGCAAAATTAACCAATAATAAGCAAATTCAAAAATGGTCATATATTGCACAAGCACATGTTCATACGATTGACTACAATACAGAAAAAATTGTTAAAAATAAAAAATTAATTTTACCGCAACAAACACCAATGTTACCATTATTATCTTTTGATAATAATATGGTTATTAGACAACATAAGCCTTCTAATAAAACAATTTTTGTAAATGGCTCATATGATTTTAAAAGTGAAGGTGGAATACCAGTCTATTCTCCGTTTATAGTAGCTTCACAAGCGCTAAATATTCCCATTTTAGCTATTACGGATGAGAAGTATGAAAAAGTTTCAAAATCTTATTTTAAGATGTATAACTTTGTAACAGCAGAAAATTTGAAAGATATACAAAAAGAGCCTGCAATCAATTGGTTAAAAGTTAGTGGAAAGTCTTATGTTGACTCTCTCGTTTGGAAGTTTGATTTTCAAAATTCTTATAATGATGTTATTCAAAAAGCAGGATGGAATTCTGCTTTTGGGCAAGCCTACGTTATAAAAGCGTTTCTTGAAAATGGTATTTATGATTATGCGCTTAAAGGTGCAAATGCATATAAATACGATATCTCAGATGGCGGAGTTTCTTCTTTTGATAAAAGTGGTAATATCTGGTTTGAAGAAGTTCCAAATAAAACACATATTTTAAATGCGCATCTTATTAGTCAAAATGTACTAATGGAAAATCTTGACAAACTTAATAACAAAGCTATCAAACAAACAACACAAGAGGGCTTGCTTTCATTAAAAAAATATATCAATGATTTTGATACGGGGTATTGGAGCAAATATGACCAAAATCCCAAAAAAGAACTTTTATTTCAATTAGATTGGATTAGTGGCAACCAATCGCCACTCATTAGTGACATTTGTTTAATAAGTAGTGTAAGCCATCAAAAGACATGTTTGGATATAGGTAGCGTCAACGATGCAAATGGTACTGACAAAGTTACCGGGATTGATTGGTCAATGCCATCGGTCATTGATGGGAAAACAGTGAGAAGTTTTCAAAACGGTTATGAAGCAAGAACGGAAGCTGTGGATGGTGGGGCGATCCAGAATAGTTTTATATGGATGAGTTTACCAGATAGAAAGCTTTCGGATTTATGGGACATAACGCCATATTATTTAATAATACACTATAAAGACATATCATCAGGGCAATTCGTTGTTAAATTACAATCTATGCAAGAAGGGGATGCTTTAGAATTTGTACCGCTGTATGGTTCCAATTTAATAACTAAAGGTGACCATCAATGGAAAGATTACATTGTACCGGTAAGGAGTAATGACTTAGGATGGTTTCTCGGTGTCGACTATCATAAATATCATATAGTGCAAATGAATGATATAGTCAAAAAAACTGATGATGTTGTTTTGAAACAAGTCGCGAAACGATGGCAATATTACTTAGAAGAGTATGATAACAATCAAAGTGTTATCATTGAACCTAAAAAAGAATTTGATGAAGAATACAAAAATTTTGAAGTCGATTCAAATGTAAAATTTTATCCTGGATATGGTTTGGACAATGCCATCGATGGGAACGTAAACGATAATTATGTTGCATCACTGGAAAATTTACCTATGCCTCATGAAATTATCCTTGATTTAAAAGAAAAAAAGTTTGTTGATAAAATACAGCTTGTTTGGGAAAGCCAAAAGAATTATGCATCAAAATTTGATGTTGATGCATATGAAAATCAAGAATTAGTTATGCAACAGTCAGTGTCTAATAATAAAAGTGATTCTGAAATTCGTATTAATAAGAAAGTGACTAAAATTGTCATTAGAGTTAGACAATACAATGGTCAACAAAGGCTTTTGATGAGAGCAATAAAAATACTAACAAATAGGTAATGAGATGTGCGGAATAATAGGGTGGAAGTCCAAGAAAAAAATTGATAAAAATATTATAGGAGCAATGGTAAATACGATAGCTCATAGAGGACCTGATGGAGAAGGGTTTTACTATTCAAATGATAAAAGCTTGTGCTTAGCACATAAAAGGCTTGCGATCATAGATCCGGAAAATGGACATCAGCCAATGAAGAGCTTAGATGAACAGTTAATTATTACTTTTAATGGTGCAATTTATAATTTTCTGGAGTTAAGAAGAGAGCTCATAAGCCTAGGCTACCCTATAAAAAGCTATAGTGATACAGAAGTATTAATATATGCTTATAAACAATGGGGAGAAAAGTGTCTTGATAGATTAAATGGTATGTTTGCTTTTGTGATACATGATAAAAGCAAACATATACTTTTTGGTGCTAGGGATAGGCTTGGAGAAAAACCTTTTTATTATTTTTATAATAAAAAGGAGTTTGTATTCGCTTCTGAAATAAAAGCCATATTAGCTTCAGGTATAGTAAAAGCAACACTGAATAATGAAAGCTTACATGAATATCTTACATTTCAATACTATCTTGACAATAACACTTTATTTGAAAATATCATCAAGCTAAAGCCAGGACATTGTTTTATTCTAGATGAAGCATCTATGAATTTAAAAGTAAAAGAGTATTGGGATGTAGTCTATACAAAAAATGTAGAAGAACATAGTGAAGATTATTATATTGATAAATTAAGATATTTGATAGATGATTCCATAAATCTAAGACTAAGAGCTGATGTTCCTCTTGGAAGTCACTTAAGTGGAGGAATAGATTCTTCAGCTGTTGCAGCACTAAATGCTTTACATCTTGGTGATAGTTTGAAGCTAGAGACTTTTACAGGAAAATTTGTAGAAGGTTTGGATTATGACGAGACTAAATATGCTATTGAAGTAGCTCAAAAAATCAAAAGTAACTACAATGAAATAGTGATAAAAGATAGTGATTTCTTAGATAGCATTGAAGATATTATCTGGTATATGGATGAACCACAAGCTGGTCCTGGGGTTTTTTCTCAATATATGGTAGCAAAATATGCAAGTCAAAAAGTAAAAGTAGTACTTGGTGGGCAAGGTGGTGATGAGACATTTTTAGGTTATACTAGATACCTAATAGCATATTATGAAAAAATGCTAAAAAGAAATATAGAAGAAAGTGGAGAATTCTATCAAAATATACTCAATGCAATGACTCCAAATCTATTTCAAATGAATGGCTACCAACCTATGATGCAAGATTTATTTGCAAAAGGGCTATTTGACGAAGATGCAAGAAGATATTTTAGGCTAAGTGATAGATTTTCTTCAAATGAATCTATCTTTTCGAAAGAGTTTTTAAATACTGAGTATGATTCATTTGGAAAGTTTAATAAAATATTTTCCAAATATGACACTTCTATTGCAAACAAAATGAGCTATTTCGATACAAAAACATTTTTACCTTCGCTTCTACATGTGGAAGATAGAACAAGTATGGCTAATGCTTTAGAATCCAGATTACCTTTACTTGATCATAGAATTATAGAGTTTGCAGCTACAATACCTGCACATATAAAGTTTAAAGATGGGATAAATAAATATTTACTTAAAAAAATATTTAAAAATACAATTCCAAATAGTATTTTGGATAGAAAAGATAAAAAAGGCTTTCCAACACCTACGAATCTTTGGTTTAAAACTTCTCTTAATGAGTGGGTAAAAGATTTACTTTCAGATAAAAGAACTCTAGAAAGAGGTCTGTATGAAAAAGATGAGTTACTAAAACTAATTGATGGTAGTAGCAAATTCAATCGTTCTTTATGGGGAGTTATAAATTTAGAAGTATGGCACAGGAGGTTTATAGATTGATGAAACAAGTATGTATGATAACTCATGATGCTCCACATATTGATAGAAGAATATTATTGCAAGCAAAAACTTTGATAAAAAATGGTTATGATGTAAGTATAATTTATCCCTTTGGTGATGCGAATAGTGATTTTGCAAATGTAGGTATAAAATATATTCCTATAATGCAGCAATTAAGTGTAAAAAATGGGTTATCTTTTTTCAAAAAAACACTTAGAATACTTTTACCTCAAAAAATGTATGTAAAAATCAAAGAGTTGTATTTTAAAGTTGCAAAAAATGATTTTATAGATTATGAAGAGGAATTAAAAGTAAAATCATTAGAAAAAAAATATGATATATATGTTGCCCACGATTTGCCGGCATTACTCATAGCCCATTATGCAGCAAAGCAAAATGGTTCAAAATTGGTTTATGACTCGCATGAATTTTTTACAGGACAGATTGCCTTACAAGGCAATAGAAAACAATTTTTTCAAAATTTAGAAAAAAAATTAATTTATGATGTAGATTTATTTTTTACCGTCAATGAAGATATAGCAAATTTATTTGTAAATGAATATGGAATTGCACCTCCTCAAGTGCTACTCAACTCTATAGAGGAAAATGAACAGATATCATCTGTAAATCTTTATAAAAAGCTAGGTATACACGAAAGTAAAAATATTATTCTATACCAAGGTGGTTTTTTAGAGGATAGAAACTTAGAAATATTAGTTCAGAGTGCACAATATCTAGAAGAAAATAATATTTTAGTGATGCTTGGATATTCATTTTTAGAAGACAAACTTAAAAAAATTGCAAAAAAACTCAATATTATTCATAAAAAAGTTTATTTCATGGATAGAGTGACACAAAAAGAATTATTAAACTATACAGCAGGAGCAACTATAGGAGTTATTCCCTATCCAGACATAGATTTAAATACAAAGTATTGTACACCTAATAAAATGTTTGAATTTATAACTGCAGAAGTTCCTATAGTTGCAAATGAAAAATTAGTGACTGCTTCTAAAATATTAAAAAAATTAAACATTGGATATTTTATATCTTTTGAATCACCAAAAAGTATAGCAGATGGTTTAAATCAGAGTTTATTAGAAATAAAAAATGTTTCTTTCTTGGAAAATATTAAAAAAGCGAAACAGAAATTATCTTGGGGAAATCAGGAAAATATTCTTATAGATAGTTATCAAAAATTATAATGAAAATCTTAATTGACGGAAGAGTTTTAACTCATTCTAAAATAACCGGGGTAGAAAATCATGCTATAAATTTGATAGAGAAGTTAAAAAGTATAGCTGATATTTACGTGGCAATACCGAAGTATCAAAATAAATATTATACACACTTTTGGGAACATGTGGTATTACCTCTAAAAGCAATTAAATACGATTTATTATTTTGTCCATCAAATATCGCACCGTTCTATTTGTCGAAAAAAGTTAAGCTTATTGTAACCTTGCATGATTTATCTTATAAAGATTTTTCACAGATGTATTCTAAAGCATTTAGAAGGTATTATGAGTTTGTGATACCTAGGGTATTGCAAAGGGCAGAACACGTATTGACTATTTCAAAGTTTAGCTATGAGCGTATTATAAGAGAATATCCATTTGTTCAAGATAAGATAGATTTTATATATCATGGTAAAAATGAGATATTTACCTTTGAACCTTCAATACAAAAAGAGGACTATATACTATATGTAGGCTCCCTCAATGATACCAAAAACTTTTCATTTGTGATTAAAGCATTTGATAAATTAAATTCTAAAAAGTATTACTTAAAAATGATAATGCCAATTTCTTCAAATTTTGAGATAAATAAAGAAAAAAAACAGTTATTAGAACATGCAAAAAAAAATTCAAAGATAGAGATAGTGGACTATTTGCCTCAAGAAAAACTTGTAGAAATATATCAAAAAGCAAAGTTGTTTATTTTCCCATCTTATCATGAGAGCTTTGGATTTCCTGTGCTTGAAGCCATGGCATGTGGTACGTCAGTAGTGTGCAGTGGCACAAGTTCTTTGCCTGAAGTGGGCGGTGACGCAGTAGTCTACTGTGATCCTTATGATATAAATGATATAAAAAATAAAATAGAATCCGTCTTGAACGATGAAAATATGCAGCAAGAGATGATAAAAAAAGGACTAGAAAGAGCAAAAATGTTTACCTGGGATAAATCGGCTAAGGAATATTTGGAAGTTTTAAAGAAGTTAGACCATAAAGAAATTTATAATTTCTGATATGTGGATGATTGCTTACAAATCATCATATCCCATGAGGCATTGGATAATTAAGGCATAACAACAATAACCAGATTTTATCTTGTGGATTGGTACAATGAGCCGTATGTGCTCCTACACAACAATTATTCTTTTGACTCCTAACAATTTCATTTAGAGAATATGATGTTCTGATTAAATTATATTGCTCCTCTTCTTGCCAAGACTACTTGCACCGTTTTAATTAAAATAACGATATCTCTCCAAATATTCCAATTTCGGACATACCACACATCCATATCTATACGACTTTTAAAATCGATTTCATTTCTGCCACTGACTTGCCATAGACCTGTAATACCTGGTTTGACTGCTAAAATCAAATCAATATTTTGTCCTATTTTTACTTTTTCAGAAGGCATATATGGTCTTGGCCCAATCAGGCTCATCTCCCCTTTCAAAACATTGAGAATCTGTGGCAATTCATCCAATGAGGTTTTTCTCAAAAATTTGCCTATTTTTGTGACTCTAGGATCATTTTGATACTTATGGTAGATATTGTAGTATGCTTTTTCTTCTGGATGAGCTTCGAGATAGTGTTTGAGTAACTCATCAGCATCCATTTTCATTGTCCTAAATTTAAAACAGTAAAATTCACTAGCATGTCGTCCTATGCGTTTTTGTGAAAAAAAGATGGGGCTACCATCATCTAGCTTGATCGCGATACTGATGATGCCGATAGCAATTAGCATAAATGGTAATAAAATCAATGCAAATGTATAATCGACTATCCATTTGATTGATAGATTTACTTTATCCATCAAATTATTTTCAACAACGATTAGATTGGTCCTTGCATTGTACAAATGAATAATACGAGCATCGGAAAAATCAAAATTTTTGACGAGAGGGATAAAAATCACCTCTTGTTTTTCAATCAATGCATCATAAATGATCTCCTCTAATCGTTCCGATCCTAGTGAAGATGAAACAAATAAAGTTTGTGCTTTATTTGTTTTACAAGCAACATACCCTAAATAGCGGTTGCTATA
It includes:
- a CDS encoding methyltransferase domain-containing protein — encoded protein: MNNNYYEQEELWNRDLTSQETERIDIVKKFIPNDVKTVLDAGCGNGAISNYLDGFDITAIDRSHEALKYVKNKSVEGSLDSLPFEDDSFDLIICSDVLEHLTDEIYKKTIKEFKRVSKKYILIISPNDEDLEANQSKCSKCGTVFHMNWHISSISLNKIMNDFRDDYTPVYYSFFGNKWVSEPEIKYTLARTTNRGYKKWENAVCPMCNTKQRNSQENTKDIDIECNRFLNGFYNYSTEFIVLLSTMENKKEIFDFDNIEENTLLSQKEICQLHFVNRQSILSKYDIFTKKHTEFYPQYAYILDENFTNEPNRRLICFPYLIKDSQKIYFAFQDNLNAKISVNIYDLEKYFINIGTIELSNDHNKKIQFFEISNDLIPANEGLIFELITDNIHAFENFVFDKIYIDENFGDLVLSKEKNTEFFTSQYLTYTYDYRKKDSSFLVLDKDVLVYDGKNRCFFMNLSDSFEFFCVSKNTREELETIKEELVKQRNTSREELETIKEELVKQRNTLKQDLNHEIEALHEQLKKINQEMYQLKVGVYTISNSHESFVKRVKSPLRYLFGRLKNKFLPTTNIKKSNKDKSKHLVVITPDVKIDRRTVQMCQSLIKTYGIRCTIIAALEGKDDFVTDKLKVKRIDPYKTEKYILKPDDWTDGTTLNLKDFYWLHLHYLNMALNEEADYIMCCDLPVLPAAVYASKIKNVPLIYDAHELYPEQAIFSEKKRESYTQVESHFIKYPHLVITVNESIAIEMRKRYGINKPEVILNALDASSTFDKNKKYDYFREKLPIRKEQKIVLFQGGYSPNRNLELFVKSAKYIKDNSIVLVLMGFGNFEQVLENIAKEDKTINEKVFFFPAVDQSVLLEYSASADVGIIPYPHIDLNSFYCTPNKLFEFIQAGLPIIANDSPELNKFVQTYNIGHSYKINDEKDIARMIDSYFEENKDYKQNLLTARNEICWTTEEKKFIALFKEIL
- a CDS encoding D-glucuronyl C5-epimerase family protein; its protein translation is MNRNKLVMLALIIFCTYSIFSYADEKQTILFNQGKILNKVAMQTDVNNAKFITKEGVPYLDIQNVGTVFHPAWTGLYALQYANSESYYPKEVAPNEKLFFHLVKVLEEKLTYLNKNSAVWVYDFDNTYNNVYIKAPWYSSFAQAIGIEVFITAYEKTKDNKYLELAEKVATPLITPIEKNGLMYTKNDDVWFEEIPLKEESTHILNAHLRSLIALDLLYRNNGKKIYKEYFDKGLKTLQKWLPKYDAGYWLKYDLNPNYMKLFRITNPYGFETAELAIDNVSILDKNQNVLLKEDIGDGDDFDTNKSIFLSGIDWKSDYQDGNQTLREIKSSLPVDFKTEFENSNLVSPYTFLNVHFPKNENVFYLKITYKDTKKGNLVLQERTIAPSIKFQDLKNGIFLLKGDNTERSLIVKINESDLGFPVGLSYAWKHYLYLEKLAKLTNNKQIQKWSYIAQAHVHTIDYNTEKIVKNKKLILPQQTPMLPLLSFDNNMVIRQHKPSNKTIFVNGSYDFKSEGGIPVYSPFIVASQALNIPILAITDEKYEKVSKSYFKMYNFVTAENLKDIQKEPAINWLKVSGKSYVDSLVWKFDFQNSYNDVIQKAGWNSAFGQAYVIKAFLENGIYDYALKGANAYKYDISDGGVSSFDKSGNIWFEEVPNKTHILNAHLISQNVLMENLDKLNNKAIKQTTQEGLLSLKKYINDFDTGYWSKYDQNPKKELLFQLDWISGNQSPLISDICLISSVSHQKTCLDIGSVNDANGTDKVTGIDWSMPSVIDGKTVRSFQNGYEARTEAVDGGAIQNSFIWMSLPDRKLSDLWDITPYYLIIHYKDISSGQFVVKLQSMQEGDALEFVPLYGSNLITKGDHQWKDYIVPVRSNDLGWFLGVDYHKYHIVQMNDIVKKTDDVVLKQVAKRWQYYLEEYDNNQSVIIEPKKEFDEEYKNFEVDSNVKFYPGYGLDNAIDGNVNDNYVASLENLPMPHEIILDLKEKKFVDKIQLVWESQKNYASKFDVDAYENQELVMQQSVSNNKSDSEIRINKKVTKIVIRVRQYNGQQRLLMRAIKILTNR
- the asnB gene encoding asparagine synthase (glutamine-hydrolyzing), which encodes MCGIIGWKSKKKIDKNIIGAMVNTIAHRGPDGEGFYYSNDKSLCLAHKRLAIIDPENGHQPMKSLDEQLIITFNGAIYNFLELRRELISLGYPIKSYSDTEVLIYAYKQWGEKCLDRLNGMFAFVIHDKSKHILFGARDRLGEKPFYYFYNKKEFVFASEIKAILASGIVKATLNNESLHEYLTFQYYLDNNTLFENIIKLKPGHCFILDEASMNLKVKEYWDVVYTKNVEEHSEDYYIDKLRYLIDDSINLRLRADVPLGSHLSGGIDSSAVAALNALHLGDSLKLETFTGKFVEGLDYDETKYAIEVAQKIKSNYNEIVIKDSDFLDSIEDIIWYMDEPQAGPGVFSQYMVAKYASQKVKVVLGGQGGDETFLGYTRYLIAYYEKMLKRNIEESGEFYQNILNAMTPNLFQMNGYQPMMQDLFAKGLFDEDARRYFRLSDRFSSNESIFSKEFLNTEYDSFGKFNKIFSKYDTSIANKMSYFDTKTFLPSLLHVEDRTSMANALESRLPLLDHRIIEFAATIPAHIKFKDGINKYLLKKIFKNTIPNSILDRKDKKGFPTPTNLWFKTSLNEWVKDLLSDKRTLERGLYEKDELLKLIDGSSKFNRSLWGVINLEVWHRRFID
- a CDS encoding glycosyltransferase yields the protein MKQVCMITHDAPHIDRRILLQAKTLIKNGYDVSIIYPFGDANSDFANVGIKYIPIMQQLSVKNGLSFFKKTLRILLPQKMYVKIKELYFKVAKNDFIDYEEELKVKSLEKKYDIYVAHDLPALLIAHYAAKQNGSKLVYDSHEFFTGQIALQGNRKQFFQNLEKKLIYDVDLFFTVNEDIANLFVNEYGIAPPQVLLNSIEENEQISSVNLYKKLGIHESKNIILYQGGFLEDRNLEILVQSAQYLEENNILVMLGYSFLEDKLKKIAKKLNIIHKKVYFMDRVTQKELLNYTAGATIGVIPYPDIDLNTKYCTPNKMFEFITAEVPIVANEKLVTASKILKKLNIGYFISFESPKSIADGLNQSLLEIKNVSFLENIKKAKQKLSWGNQENILIDSYQKL